A region of Deinococcus rubellus DNA encodes the following proteins:
- a CDS encoding type II toxin-antitoxin system PemK/MazF family toxin, protein MKRGEIWQANLDPRSGSEQRGSRPVLVLSSDIFNDIQTWKSFIVLPCSTSGRQATRGPSAVALPAGAGGLTQDSYILCHQITTIDHTKFISRLGLLSDEEIRTVEHGVLIALDMMHLTKRFQ, encoded by the coding sequence GTGAAGCGCGGCGAAATCTGGCAGGCCAACCTTGATCCCAGAAGCGGAAGTGAGCAGCGCGGCAGCCGTCCAGTGCTTGTGTTGAGCAGCGACATTTTCAATGACATTCAGACCTGGAAATCGTTCATCGTTCTTCCCTGCTCGACCAGCGGAAGACAGGCGACACGCGGCCCTTCCGCAGTAGCACTACCGGCTGGGGCGGGAGGACTGACGCAAGACAGTTACATTCTTTGCCATCAGATTACGACCATTGACCACACTAAATTTATTTCTCGTTTGGGCCTGCTCAGCGATGAGGAAATTAGGACCGTGGAACACGGCGTTTTAATAGCGCTGGACATGATGCATCTAACAAAAAGATTCCAGTAA
- a CDS encoding ABC transporter ATP-binding protein codes for MLEALDVSVKAGNLLAVQHVSAAFERGRFSAIIGPNGAGKSTLMRALAGLAPVQSGEIHYQGRALPGYSRRERARTLAYLAQTEALPPDTKVRDVVALGRGAGEWLWGLFPGNPLSLGGLGLEDEGAVDCAMQRTDTARFAERSVAELSGGEQQRVSLARALAADPEFLLLDEPTNHLDLAYALNLIDTLREEASNGLGVVAVLHDLNLAARADHLLLLSEGRVVAQGCAEAVLTPQNLQTVYGVRVDVIRHGSRLVVVPEG; via the coding sequence ATGCTGGAAGCGCTGGATGTCTCGGTCAAGGCGGGCAATCTGCTGGCCGTTCAGCATGTCAGCGCTGCCTTTGAGCGTGGGCGATTCTCGGCCATCATCGGGCCGAACGGCGCGGGCAAATCTACTTTGATGCGGGCGCTGGCGGGGTTGGCCCCTGTACAGAGCGGCGAAATTCATTATCAGGGTCGTGCCTTGCCTGGCTACTCGCGCCGCGAACGCGCCCGCACGCTGGCGTATCTGGCCCAGACCGAGGCGTTGCCCCCCGACACCAAAGTGCGCGACGTGGTGGCGCTGGGGCGCGGGGCAGGGGAGTGGCTGTGGGGCCTCTTTCCCGGTAACCCGCTCTCGCTCGGCGGCCTGGGCCTGGAAGACGAGGGTGCAGTGGACTGTGCCATGCAGCGCACCGACACCGCCCGCTTTGCCGAGCGCTCTGTCGCTGAACTGTCAGGCGGCGAGCAGCAGCGTGTCTCGCTGGCCCGCGCCCTGGCCGCCGATCCAGAGTTTTTGCTGCTGGACGAACCCACCAACCACCTCGACCTTGCCTATGCGCTGAACTTGATAGACACTCTACGGGAGGAAGCCAGCAACGGCCTCGGTGTGGTGGCGGTGCTGCACGACCTCAACCTGGCGGCCCGCGCCGATCATCTGCTGCTGCTGAGTGAGGGCCGGGTGGTGGCGCAGGGCTGCGCCGAGGCCGTTCTGACGCCCCAGAACTTGCAGACGGTCTACGGCGTGCGGGTGGACGTCATTCGGCACGGGAGCAGGTTGGTGGTGGTGCCGGAGGGCTAA
- the iscB gene encoding RNA-guided endonuclease IscB, translated as MSHRVFVLNPDKSPLMPCTAKRARKMLEGGKAAVWRRYPFTVILKEASPNLSQPLALKLDPGSKTTGMALVLKGKTGKQCIWGAELAHRGMAIKLKLLARRSLRSARRNRKLRHRPARFLNRTKPAGWLPPSLMHRVLTIKSWAKRLDRLTPLDAFSMELVSFDTQKMMNPDIQREEYQKGTLFGTEVRAYLRQKWDDKCAYCGKKGEEVEHLVPRSRGGSNRINNLVWSCRKCNEEKDNLTLEEFLARKPAVLRKIQEQQKASLHDSAAVNATKYRLLDELKTFGYPVETGSGAQTSFNRTEQGYEKAHWIDAACVGDSGESVALRPLKPLKVACMGRGNRQVCGTNKYGFPIRHRTRQKVFFGFQTGDMVRAVVTTGKKVGTYIGRVSVRATGSFKLPQVDGIHHRFFITLHKGDGYGYSF; from the coding sequence ATGAGTCACCGAGTTTTTGTTCTCAACCCAGATAAATCCCCATTGATGCCGTGTACAGCAAAACGGGCCAGGAAGATGCTGGAAGGCGGTAAGGCCGCTGTGTGGCGGCGCTATCCGTTCACAGTCATCCTGAAAGAAGCGTCTCCGAACCTCTCCCAACCCCTCGCCCTCAAGCTCGATCCTGGCTCCAAAACCACTGGTATGGCGCTCGTACTGAAAGGCAAGACGGGGAAGCAATGCATCTGGGGCGCGGAACTGGCGCACCGGGGTATGGCGATCAAGCTCAAACTACTCGCCCGCCGCTCACTGCGCTCAGCTCGCCGCAATCGCAAGCTGCGCCATCGCCCGGCCCGCTTCCTGAACCGCACCAAGCCTGCCGGGTGGTTGCCGCCATCCCTGATGCACCGCGTCCTCACCATCAAGTCGTGGGCGAAGCGGCTGGATCGCCTCACGCCGTTGGATGCCTTCTCGATGGAGCTGGTGTCGTTCGACACGCAGAAGATGATGAATCCTGACATCCAACGCGAGGAGTATCAGAAGGGAACGCTCTTCGGTACGGAGGTGCGGGCCTACCTGCGTCAAAAATGGGACGACAAGTGCGCCTACTGCGGGAAAAAAGGCGAAGAGGTCGAGCACCTTGTCCCCCGCTCTCGTGGCGGCTCCAATCGCATCAACAACCTCGTGTGGTCTTGCCGCAAGTGCAACGAGGAGAAGGACAACCTCACCCTGGAGGAGTTCCTAGCTAGGAAGCCCGCCGTCCTGCGAAAGATTCAGGAGCAGCAGAAGGCGTCCCTCCACGACTCGGCTGCCGTCAACGCCACCAAGTACCGCCTACTGGACGAACTCAAGACCTTCGGATACCCCGTAGAAACCGGGAGCGGCGCTCAGACCAGCTTCAACCGCACTGAGCAGGGCTACGAGAAAGCGCACTGGATTGATGCGGCCTGCGTTGGGGATTCGGGCGAGAGCGTTGCCCTCCGGCCCCTGAAGCCCCTGAAGGTCGCCTGCATGGGGCGCGGCAATCGTCAGGTGTGCGGCACAAATAAGTACGGCTTCCCGATTCGGCACCGGACGCGCCAGAAAGTGTTCTTTGGCTTTCAGACCGGAGACATGGTGCGGGCCGTGGTCACAACGGGCAAGAAGGTGGGGACGTACATCGGGCGGGTTTCTGTGCGGGCGACTGGCAGTTTCAAACTTCCGCAGGTGGACGGCATCCATCACCGCTTCTTCATAACGCTACACAAAGGAGATGGCTATGGCTACAGCTTCTAG
- a CDS encoding EamA family transporter: MPLRSLLLALLITFIWGVNFVVIKLSVTEAPPLLVAALRFLLAAVPAVFFIPRPMMRWQIFLGYGIAVGVVQFGLLYLAIQLGLGAGLASLLMQMQAFFTALLAALLLRERLPATQIVGIGLAFAGMAVIGLLADHHTSVVGLVLVLIAAFGWSVSNILIKSAGNASMLSLVVWSALIPPIPLTLMTGLTSGWASIGHTLTHSGPGFWAAVAFMGYFNTVLGFGIWNWLIQQHGASKVAPLSLLVPVFGLLSSALYFQESFPPLKVLGAVLVFVGLIVHVFGGRFVERWKVQGLEA, encoded by the coding sequence ATGCCGCTCCGAAGCCTCCTGCTGGCCCTGCTGATCACCTTCATCTGGGGCGTTAATTTTGTGGTCATCAAGCTGAGCGTCACTGAAGCGCCGCCGCTTTTGGTTGCCGCCCTGCGCTTTTTGCTGGCCGCGGTGCCTGCCGTGTTCTTTATCCCGCGCCCGATGATGCGCTGGCAGATTTTTCTGGGCTACGGGATAGCGGTGGGCGTGGTGCAGTTCGGGCTGCTGTACCTGGCCATTCAGCTCGGCCTCGGCGCGGGCCTGGCGAGTTTGCTGATGCAGATGCAGGCGTTCTTCACGGCGCTGCTGGCCGCCTTGTTGCTGCGCGAGCGGCTGCCCGCCACACAGATCGTGGGCATTGGGCTGGCTTTTGCGGGCATGGCCGTCATCGGGCTGCTGGCCGACCATCACACCAGCGTCGTCGGCCTGGTGCTGGTGCTGATCGCGGCCTTCGGCTGGAGCGTCAGCAACATTCTCATCAAGTCGGCGGGCAACGCCAGCATGCTCAGCCTGGTGGTCTGGTCGGCACTCATTCCACCGATTCCGCTGACGCTGATGACCGGCCTCACCAGCGGCTGGGCCAGCATCGGCCACACCCTGACCCACAGCGGCCCCGGCTTCTGGGCGGCGGTGGCGTTCATGGGCTATTTCAACACGGTGCTGGGCTTCGGCATCTGGAACTGGCTGATTCAGCAGCACGGAGCGAGCAAGGTCGCGCCCCTCTCGCTGCTGGTGCCGGTGTTCGGGCTACTGTCCAGCGCCCTCTATTTTCAGGAAAGTTTTCCGCCACTCAAGGTGCTGGGCGCGGTGCTGGTGTTTGTGGGACTGATCGTGCATGTGTTTGGCGGGCGGTTCGTGGAGCGCTGGAAAGTGCAGGGCCTGGAAGCCTGA
- a CDS encoding (2Fe-2S) ferredoxin domain-containing protein has product MPPGPKSFATRGHLLVCQNSNCKARGSDLLYRALWNVLERDKLAYYKSGGSLRLTESGCLGACGFGPVMVCYRTRNGAMEEAWYAAVNVLLAREVAQAMHDETELPALQRYGP; this is encoded by the coding sequence ATGCCTCCTGGCCCCAAGTCCTTTGCCACACGCGGCCACCTGCTGGTCTGCCAGAACAGCAATTGCAAGGCGCGGGGCTCCGATCTGCTCTACCGCGCCCTCTGGAACGTGCTGGAACGCGACAAGCTGGCCTACTACAAGTCCGGCGGCAGCCTGCGCTTGACCGAGTCGGGCTGCCTGGGTGCGTGCGGTTTCGGTCCGGTGATGGTGTGTTACCGCACCAGGAACGGCGCGATGGAAGAAGCCTGGTACGCGGCGGTGAATGTGCTGCTGGCCCGCGAAGTGGCTCAGGCGATGCATGACGAAACTGAATTGCCTGCTCTTCAACGCTACGGCCCCTGA
- the rocF gene encoding arginase: MDISILGIPMDLGAGRRGVDMGASALRNAQLAATLRALGHTVTDLGDVPVAVPETADKYQDQGLVFLDEILSACTGAYQRLSALDASTFPIALGGDHSISMGTVPGAARGRRTGVVWVDAHADFNTPGSSESGNIHGMPVAHLTGLGDSRLSSIAGGWHARPEDIVMIGLRSVDPRERELVAEAGIKTYTMKDVDQLGITRIAQETLERLSHLERLHVSFDADALDPVVCPGVGTPVPGGLSYREGHLLMELFAESGRVTSLDIVEVNPVLDLRNQTAEVMVGMAASLLGQRIL, translated from the coding sequence ATGGACATCTCGATTCTGGGCATTCCGATGGACCTCGGTGCGGGGCGGCGCGGGGTGGATATGGGCGCGTCGGCGCTGCGAAACGCTCAACTGGCCGCCACCCTGCGGGCCCTGGGCCACACCGTCACCGATCTGGGCGACGTACCGGTGGCAGTGCCGGAAACTGCCGACAAGTATCAGGATCAGGGGCTGGTCTTTCTGGACGAAATTCTGAGCGCCTGCACCGGGGCGTACCAGCGCCTCAGCGCGCTCGACGCCAGCACCTTTCCGATTGCGCTGGGGGGCGACCATTCCATCAGCATGGGCACGGTGCCGGGTGCGGCGCGTGGGCGGCGAACCGGAGTCGTCTGGGTGGACGCCCACGCCGATTTCAACACGCCCGGCAGCAGCGAGAGCGGCAACATTCACGGGATGCCGGTGGCGCACCTGACTGGCCTGGGTGATTCGCGCCTGAGCAGCATCGCCGGGGGTTGGCATGCCCGCCCCGAGGACATCGTGATGATCGGCCTGCGGAGCGTGGACCCGCGCGAGCGCGAACTGGTGGCCGAGGCGGGCATCAAGACCTACACCATGAAGGATGTGGACCAGCTCGGCATCACCCGGATTGCCCAGGAAACCCTGGAGCGCCTCAGCCATCTGGAGCGCCTGCATGTGTCCTTCGACGCCGACGCCCTCGACCCGGTGGTCTGCCCTGGCGTCGGCACGCCCGTGCCCGGCGGCCTGAGCTACCGCGAGGGCCACCTCTTGATGGAACTGTTTGCCGAATCGGGCCGGGTCACCAGCCTCGATATCGTGGAAGTCAACCCGGTGCTCGACCTCAGAAACCAGACTGCCGAGGTGATGGTCGGCATGGCGGCGAGCCTGCTGGGACAGCGGATTTTGTAA
- the pheS gene encoding phenylalanine--tRNA ligase subunit alpha — translation MQEQALQEIMAAADVEALQQVKTKYVGKSGLVTKELGSLGKLPPEERKARGAEINAVRAALDSALTERETVLKRAALDARLASEAIDVTLPGLSLPAGGLHPITRVYDDLIEIFTRLGYDTVEGPEVEDEHHNFEALNVPWYHPARDLQDTFWLEDGRLLRTHTSPMQIRYMVDHTPPLKIVARGKVYRYEATDATHEAMFHQLEGLVVGDGIKMSDLKGTVAEMARGLFGAGAKVRFQPSYYPFTEPGADFAVWWENPRGESKWLELGGCGMVHPNVFKAVDDLREAAGKKRIYEGKTGFAFGLGPERIAMLKYGIPDIRYFYANDPKVIGQFRGALG, via the coding sequence ATGCAGGAACAGGCTTTACAGGAAATCATGGCCGCCGCCGACGTCGAGGCGCTGCAACAGGTCAAGACCAAGTATGTCGGCAAGTCCGGCCTCGTCACCAAGGAGCTCGGCAGCCTTGGCAAGCTCCCGCCCGAGGAGCGCAAAGCGCGCGGAGCCGAGATCAACGCCGTGCGGGCCGCCTTAGACAGCGCCCTGACCGAGCGCGAGACGGTGCTGAAACGCGCCGCACTGGACGCCCGCCTGGCCTCGGAAGCGATTGACGTGACTTTGCCGGGGTTGAGCCTGCCTGCCGGCGGCCTGCACCCGATTACCCGCGTGTACGACGATTTGATCGAGATTTTCACCCGGCTGGGCTACGACACGGTGGAAGGCCCCGAAGTGGAGGACGAGCACCACAACTTCGAGGCGCTGAACGTGCCGTGGTATCACCCGGCCCGCGATTTGCAGGACACCTTCTGGCTGGAAGATGGCCGACTGCTCCGCACCCACACCAGCCCAATGCAGATTCGCTACATGGTCGATCACACGCCGCCGCTGAAGATCGTGGCACGCGGCAAGGTCTACCGCTACGAGGCCACCGACGCCACCCACGAGGCCATGTTTCACCAGTTGGAAGGTCTGGTGGTGGGCGACGGCATCAAGATGAGCGACCTCAAGGGCACGGTGGCCGAGATGGCTCGGGGCCTGTTCGGCGCGGGGGCCAAGGTGCGCTTTCAGCCGAGCTATTACCCCTTCACCGAGCCGGGAGCCGACTTCGCAGTGTGGTGGGAAAACCCACGCGGCGAGAGCAAATGGCTCGAACTCGGCGGCTGCGGGATGGTGCATCCGAACGTGTTTAAGGCCGTGGACGATTTGCGCGAGGCGGCGGGCAAGAAGCGCATCTACGAGGGCAAGACTGGCTTTGCCTTCGGGCTGGGGCCGGAGCGCATCGCCATGCTGAAGTACGGCATCCCCGACATCCGCTACTTCTACGCCAACGACCCGAAGGTGATCGGGCAGTTTCGGGGGGCTTTAGGGTGA
- a CDS encoding putative quinol monooxygenase — MFYELRRYTAQPGRRDELVKFMEEVIIPYQVSKGMVVTASFIDEENPDVYIWMRRFEDEADRQQLYAATYDNDHWKNEIAPITSQLMIREKMVVTRIVPTAKSVLH, encoded by the coding sequence ATGTTTTACGAACTGCGCCGCTACACCGCCCAGCCCGGACGCCGGGACGAACTGGTCAAATTCATGGAAGAAGTGATCATTCCTTACCAGGTGTCCAAAGGGATGGTCGTCACGGCCTCGTTTATTGACGAGGAGAACCCGGACGTGTATATCTGGATGCGGCGTTTCGAGGATGAAGCTGATCGTCAGCAACTCTACGCCGCGACCTACGACAACGACCACTGGAAGAATGAAATTGCGCCGATTACCAGTCAACTGATGATCCGCGAGAAGATGGTGGTGACCCGGATCGTGCCGACGGCCAAATCGGTGCTGCACTGA
- a CDS encoding FecCD family ABC transporter permease, giving the protein MPISLADTLKAIGHGLSGTGLSGNDVIVWQLRLPRVVLGFLVGAALGVSGGAFQGVFRNPLADPYLMGVASGAGLGATLVIALGLATLWLPLFALLGALLSVFTALMIAREGKRLPPARLILAGVVVGSILTAFTTYLLLQNADRIRQVFAFTLGNLAFAGWPQVGKLLPYVLIGGGVLLLLAKALNTLQLGDLTAHSLGLPVERLRLLVIVAASLCTAGAVSYAGIIGFIGLVTPHLVRRLWGADHRILLPVSAIAGGTLLVLSDLLARTLTRPAELPVGVVTTLLGGPFFLYLLRRQKT; this is encoded by the coding sequence GTGCCGATTTCACTTGCCGATACGCTCAAAGCCATTGGGCACGGGCTGAGCGGCACGGGTCTCAGCGGCAACGACGTGATCGTCTGGCAATTGAGACTGCCGCGTGTGGTGCTGGGCTTTCTGGTGGGCGCGGCGCTGGGAGTCAGCGGTGGGGCCTTTCAGGGCGTTTTCCGCAACCCCCTGGCCGACCCGTATCTGATGGGTGTGGCGAGCGGCGCGGGGCTGGGCGCGACGCTGGTGATCGCGCTGGGGCTGGCGACGCTGTGGTTGCCGCTGTTCGCGCTGCTGGGCGCACTGTTGAGCGTCTTCACCGCGCTGATGATCGCCCGCGAGGGCAAGAGATTGCCGCCTGCCCGCCTGATTCTGGCCGGGGTGGTGGTGGGCAGTATCCTCACGGCCTTCACCACTTACCTGCTGCTGCAAAACGCTGACCGTATCCGGCAGGTTTTTGCCTTCACGCTGGGCAATCTGGCGTTTGCGGGCTGGCCACAGGTGGGCAAGCTTTTGCCCTACGTGCTGATTGGCGGCGGGGTGCTGCTGCTGCTCGCCAAGGCGCTCAACACCTTGCAACTCGGCGACCTCACCGCCCACAGCCTGGGCCTGCCGGTGGAGCGTCTGAGACTTCTGGTGATCGTGGCGGCCAGCCTCTGCACGGCAGGCGCGGTCAGCTACGCGGGCATCATCGGCTTTATTGGGCTGGTCACGCCCCATCTGGTGCGGCGGCTGTGGGGCGCAGACCACCGGATTCTGCTGCCGGTGTCGGCCATCGCAGGCGGCACGCTGCTGGTGCTGTCAGACCTGCTGGCCCGCACCCTGACCCGCCCTGCCGAGTTGCCGGTGGGCGTGGTCACGACCTTGCTGGGCGGCCCATTTTTCCTGTATTTGCTGAGAAGGCAAAAAACGTAA
- a CDS encoding ABC transporter substrate-binding protein produces the protein MYKLIVLSAALLMTAAHATAYPLILTDDTGRKVTLKAEPMRIVSFLPSNTETICAIGGCNKLVGVDEYSDYPASVTRLPKVGNLYQPNIEAVVALKPDVVIVSKYGDLVAPLTNAGITVLAVNPETYEDVFSKTQLLGKIINREAQAKALVTQMRRDIARVEILAKNAAKKPTAYYEIDPTPYTVGPNSFIGVLLTKAGAVNIIPASLGDFPKISPELVVRSAPQFIFGVDLATAKARPGWNTIPAVKSGRVFKDDALDHILSRPGPRLPQALLGLAKLVHPELFK, from the coding sequence ATGTATAAATTGATTGTTCTGAGCGCGGCGCTGCTGATGACTGCCGCCCACGCCACCGCCTACCCGCTGATCCTCACCGACGACACGGGCCGCAAGGTGACGCTCAAGGCCGAACCCATGCGGATCGTCAGCTTTTTGCCGAGCAATACCGAAACCATCTGCGCCATTGGCGGCTGCAACAAACTGGTGGGCGTGGACGAGTACAGCGACTATCCCGCTTCGGTGACCAGGTTGCCCAAAGTCGGCAATCTGTATCAGCCCAACATCGAGGCGGTGGTGGCCCTCAAGCCCGATGTGGTGATTGTCAGCAAATACGGCGACCTTGTCGCGCCACTGACCAATGCCGGAATCACTGTGCTGGCCGTCAATCCCGAAACCTACGAAGATGTGTTTTCCAAGACGCAACTTCTCGGCAAGATCATCAACCGCGAAGCGCAGGCCAAAGCGCTGGTCACGCAGATGCGCCGCGATATTGCCAGAGTGGAGATTCTGGCCAAAAACGCTGCCAAGAAGCCGACTGCCTACTACGAAATCGACCCGACGCCGTACACCGTCGGGCCCAATTCGTTTATCGGCGTGCTGCTGACCAAAGCGGGAGCAGTGAATATTATTCCGGCGTCTCTTGGCGACTTCCCCAAGATCAGCCCCGAATTGGTGGTCAGGTCGGCCCCGCAGTTCATCTTCGGCGTTGACCTTGCTACGGCCAAGGCCCGCCCTGGCTGGAATACCATCCCCGCCGTGAAATCGGGCCGCGTGTTCAAGGATGATGCGCTGGACCACATCCTCTCGCGCCCTGGCCCGCGCTTGCCGCAGGCACTCCTGGGCCTGGCGAAGCTGGTTCATCCTGAACTGTTCAAGTAG
- a CDS encoding phenylalanine--tRNA ligase subunit beta, with translation MKLPYSWLQELIPQLPPVNTLEPIFAQLGLPLEGIDDAPAPPAGVLLVAVTEATAMPGTQLTKLTLDTGPHGQRTIASGAPNAVGLPAGTMLALVVPGTKLGDMEYGVRSLQGVESWGMAASAKELSIGESSAGLLLFPAGTAPVGTPLADVWAADSVLDIEITPNRADALSVLGVARDLAAFLKLELKEPSQGLAANGKGQIEVTLPPRAVTLERDPSKKLRFGSDHFSARTVSSVRNGPAPVEMQRRLTLAGMRSIDLIVDSSNYVMLELGQPTALYDRRDVTNDKILVSFGLRQGENVKDLMGGEHQVGPEDLLILDGRERGVMSVADAFQTAQTPQTDGGVLGIAGIMGGDHGHVRADTSEVVIESAHFDPVLLRRTATRLGLKTDAVYRYERGVDPMLSPRGANRVAELLVKYSGGKAEAGLTTVGTPDLPADIQVTGEQVRGLLGMHIDTGEMVDILMRLGTKVKQDGDTLTVTPPSWRVDMVVWQDLAEEVARLHGYAELPETLPTFSPHPDNHGAGAVSAARRSLKGALAGLGAQEVVTYTFTSDPEAEQARSEAPSVRLQNPLTAERTGLRTALYPSLLKAAQNRPKGERALLFEIGRVFPASGEIEKLGLLLRGPLAPNTHQAGVAGSFAAFKGLLESLAAGQGASLEIRQLRGADVPAALHPGIAGAIVWNNQSVGWLGALHPEIAQGYGLKGDTYLLEVALPLPAAGWAFSDPSRAPAAWRDLAVIAPQSVSYGEVAGLLRQEAGPLLESLEPFDVYVGEQIPTGQRSVAVRLTFRGEKTLSDSEVDPIMERLIGAVRAAGWAIREK, from the coding sequence ATGAAACTTCCCTATTCCTGGCTCCAAGAACTGATTCCCCAACTCCCGCCTGTCAACACCCTTGAGCCGATTTTCGCCCAGCTTGGCTTGCCGCTGGAAGGCATAGACGACGCCCCCGCCCCGCCCGCTGGGGTGCTGCTGGTGGCCGTCACCGAGGCCACCGCCATGCCCGGCACGCAACTGACCAAGCTCACGCTCGACACTGGTCCGCACGGCCAGCGCACCATTGCCAGCGGCGCACCCAACGCGGTCGGTCTGCCTGCCGGAACGATGCTGGCACTGGTCGTGCCCGGCACCAAACTGGGCGACATGGAGTACGGCGTCCGCAGCCTGCAAGGCGTGGAGTCGTGGGGCATGGCCGCCAGCGCCAAGGAACTCAGCATCGGCGAGAGCAGCGCCGGACTGCTGCTGTTTCCGGCAGGCACGGCCCCAGTCGGCACGCCGCTGGCCGATGTGTGGGCCGCCGACAGCGTGCTCGACATTGAGATCACCCCCAACCGCGCCGACGCCCTGAGCGTGCTGGGCGTGGCCCGCGACTTGGCGGCCTTCCTCAAGCTGGAGCTGAAAGAGCCTTCGCAGGGGTTGGCCGCCAATGGCAAGGGCCAGATCGAAGTGACCCTGCCGCCCCGCGCCGTCACCCTGGAGCGCGACCCCAGCAAGAAACTGCGCTTCGGCTCCGATCACTTCTCGGCCCGCACCGTCAGCAGTGTGCGGAATGGCCCCGCGCCGGTGGAGATGCAGCGCCGCCTGACCCTGGCCGGCATGCGCTCGATTGACCTGATCGTGGACAGCAGCAACTATGTGATGCTGGAACTCGGTCAGCCGACGGCTTTGTATGACCGCCGCGACGTGACCAACGACAAGATTCTGGTGTCCTTCGGTCTGCGGCAGGGCGAGAATGTCAAGGATCTGATGGGCGGCGAGCATCAGGTCGGGCCGGAAGACCTGCTGATTCTGGACGGACGCGAACGCGGCGTGATGAGCGTGGCCGACGCCTTCCAGACCGCCCAGACTCCGCAAACGGACGGCGGCGTGCTGGGCATCGCGGGCATCATGGGCGGCGATCACGGGCACGTGCGGGCCGACACCAGCGAAGTCGTGATCGAATCGGCCCACTTTGACCCAGTGCTGCTGCGGCGCACCGCCACCCGGCTGGGCCTCAAGACCGACGCGGTGTACCGCTACGAGCGCGGCGTCGACCCGATGCTCTCGCCCCGTGGGGCCAACCGGGTGGCTGAGTTGCTGGTCAAGTACAGTGGCGGCAAGGCGGAAGCGGGCCTGACGACGGTGGGCACACCCGACCTCCCCGCCGACATTCAAGTGACCGGCGAACAGGTGCGCGGCCTCTTAGGTATGCACATTGACACGGGCGAAATGGTGGACATCCTGATGCGTCTGGGCACGAAGGTGAAACAGGACGGCGACACCTTAACCGTCACGCCCCCGAGCTGGCGGGTGGACATGGTAGTCTGGCAGGACCTGGCCGAGGAAGTCGCCCGCCTGCACGGCTACGCCGAGTTGCCCGAAACCCTGCCCACTTTCAGCCCCCACCCCGACAACCACGGCGCGGGAGCCGTCAGCGCGGCGCGGCGCAGCCTCAAAGGCGCACTGGCCGGACTCGGCGCTCAGGAAGTGGTGACCTATACCTTCACCAGCGACCCGGAAGCCGAGCAGGCCCGCAGCGAGGCCCCCAGTGTCCGGCTGCAAAATCCGCTGACGGCGGAGCGCACCGGCCTGCGCACCGCCCTGTATCCCAGTCTGCTGAAGGCCGCCCAGAACCGCCCCAAAGGCGAGCGGGCGCTGCTGTTCGAGATCGGGCGCGTCTTCCCCGCGTCGGGCGAAATCGAGAAACTGGGCCTGCTGCTGCGCGGGCCGCTGGCTCCCAACACCCATCAGGCGGGGGTGGCAGGCAGTTTCGCCGCCTTCAAGGGCCTGCTGGAATCGCTGGCGGCGGGGCAGGGTGCGAGTCTGGAGATTCGCCAGTTGCGCGGCGCGGACGTACCAGCGGCACTGCACCCCGGCATCGCGGGCGCAATTGTCTGGAACAATCAGAGTGTCGGCTGGCTGGGCGCACTCCACCCAGAGATTGCCCAGGGATACGGCCTCAAGGGCGACACCTACTTGCTGGAAGTCGCTCTGCCGCTGCCCGCCGCCGGGTGGGCCTTCAGCGACCCCAGCCGCGCTCCCGCCGCCTGGCGCGATCTGGCGGTCATCGCGCCGCAGTCGGTCAGCTACGGCGAAGTGGCTGGTCTACTCAGGCAAGAAGCCGGGCCACTGCTGGAAAGCCTGGAACCGTTTGACGTGTACGTGGGCGAGCAGATTCCGACCGGGCAGCGCAGCGTCGCCGTGCGCCTCACCTTCAGGGGCGAGAAGACCTTGTCGGACAGCGAAGTGGACCCAATCATGGAGCGGCTCATTGGCGCGGTGCGGGCGGCAGGCTGGGCCATTCGGGAGAAGTAG